A segment of the Nostoc sp. TCL26-01 genome:
TACCGTAGGTAACACCAATTTTTTGTCGCAGTTGGTTGATGAAAATGACTGTGCAACCAGATTTACCAATATTGCCAGTGATTTTACGTAGAGCTTGGCTCATCAATCTCGCTTGTAAACCGACGTGAGCATCACCCATATCTCCTTCAATTTCCGCACGGGGAACCAACGCAGCAACTGAGTCGATCACTACAATGTCAACTGCGGCGGAACGCACCAACTGATCAACAATTTCCAAAGCTGATTCGCCTGTATCTGGTTGAGAAACCAGCAGATTGTCGATATCTACACCCAAAGCTCCTGCATAGGTGGGATCAAGAGCGTGTTCTGCGTCTACGAAAGCAGCAATACCGCCTTCTCTTTGCACTTCGGCGATCGCATGGAGTGCTACTGTTGTTTTACCAGAACTTTCCGGGCCATAAATCTCAATCACTCGTCCCTTGGGTAAACCGCCACCCAATGCTAAATCCAAGGTAAGCGCCCCGGTAGAAATCGTCTCTACTCGCATCCGAGTAGCATCGCCCAGGCGCATGATTGCTCCTTTACCGAAGCTGCGCTCAATCTGGTTGAGTACCATAGTCAGCGCTTTTTGCTTGCCGGAAGTGTCGGTATTGATAGCCATTCGTGCCTCTAAAATATATGGATCTAAGAATTGTGTGGTTTGGAGTTTAGTAGAACAGATATACTATTTTAACTGGAAAATTCTAGTATAAGTCTTCTCTGGTGAAAAAGTAACTTTGACAAGATCCTAACCTAATCGCTACCTGATTAGGGTAACTTTGCAGAATGTCAAACACTTACATCAATTAGCTACTCCTTTTCATTAGACGTTCAATTTGGGATTCAATGGCTAGCAAAAGTTGCTCTTGTTGCCAATTTTGATAGAGGCTAGCGGCGATACAAGCTGCACCAGCACCTACACCTTCTTTGACAAACCCCTGCTCATAAGCTTGGAGTTGGGGATAACGAGAATTAGCAAAACTGAGGCTAGTCGCCAGAAGAGGAGGAGCCTGCATTTGGGGATATTGACGGTTTTTACCCAGATTCAGAGCTAATGCCACAGTATCACCCGTTGGGTCTTCTGCTACCCAACGAGTTGTACCCACAATTACTTGAGTCGGTTGCCAAGATAAATTGTAAACTTCAGCGATCGCACTCAGCAAAGCATAGACAGCCAGCATTTGCGTTCCCCCTGCTAGCATTACACCACAACTGCGACTAGCAGCGATCGCCATTCCTGCCACCACCACCTGCATCGGATCACCCACAGCCGCAGCGAGTTCTAGAGGATTGGAGAAGGATGGGGAGATGGAAGGATAATTTTTCTCCTTGTCCCCTTGTCCCCTTGTCCCCTTGTCCCCCAGTCCCCAGTCCCCAGTCCCCAATCCCTCTACCACCACCTGCCATTTTTGCTCGTGATTACAAATTGGGTGACTACTATTGACCTTACCGACTGCCTCAATACCCAAGCCAGTTAAAATTGCCAGGGCAGTTGTTGTACCACCGACAACGCATTCACTGAAAATTACATATCCTTGTTCAGCTTGAGTAGCTAGACGTTCACCCCAAAGTAACCCTTGCTCAAATAAGTGCTGTACAGTGGCTAATGACATCGCCGCACCTGTGCTTAAACACTTAGCAGGAAAGCCACCCAAGTCAATTATGGGAACAGCCGGAGGTTGGGGTAAACCAGCATTAAATAAATATAAGGGGATATTTAGTGACTCAACTACCGCACGAGAAATGAAGACAGGTGATGCACCCGCAGTCAATGGCGGTAAAGGAAATTTGGGATTGTGTTCTGCACCATAATATAAATACTCTGCATCAGCACAAGCCGTATATAGCCGATCCTCTGGAGTCTTCCCAGCCGCCGAGATACCGGGAATTAAAGCCGTTTCCGTAAAACCTAAGATACAGGTAAATAAAGGTAGGCGATCGCTATATCGTTGCAACCACGCTTCACCTTGTTTTATTTGCGTATAAATACGAATCATTTTTAGTCAATAGTCAATAGTCATTAGTCAATAGTCATTAGTCGATGAAAGTAATCAATAAATCATTGACGTGATGATCCTATGAGTTTTTGACCAATGACCAATGACCAATGACTAACATTAATAATCCATCAAAACTTGTACCCAATGGGGTGGACGAGGGATGGGATTGCCCAACCGATCTAAAAGTAACCATGCTGCCAAATGAACAACAAACAGGTAAATAAAATTATTGATCACAATTAAGACTACAGCCCCAACTTGAATCAAGAACACACTGGGGCTAGATAATAAACCCAACTGCAAGAATAGCCACTCCGTAATTTCCGTGACTTGGGTAATCAAATAAACCCACAAGTCTTCCCCCGACAATACGGACAATAACCACAGGCGAAAAAATACTCCTAAAGTACCCAACAGAGTACCCAAAGTCATAGAAATCATCCAAGAAACACGACGATACCAACTAGCCCCAAGTAACACCCCCATAAACGCAAAGGGCATGACAAATAAGAGACTGCGGACAGGCCCCATTAGCACCGACAATAGTAACCCAGATGTCACCGCCGCCATCCACGCGGCTCGTTTGCCCCAACGTAAATAAACTAAAGCAATGGGTACAGGGAAAAATATCCGTAATACTGGCCCCAAAGGAAAGTAAAAATTAATAAACCAAATCAGACTGGAGGCACTTGCTAAAAATGCCGTTTCCACCATTCTCAAAGGCGCATCAACTTTCAATTGTGGTGACAGTAGCTTGTGAGGATTCTCCATGCCAGCCTCTACACAAGATTGGCGATCGCTTATCGGCTCTTGTGGATTAGACTTTTGATTGCCGGGGGTTGGAGATTCAGGGGATGGATCTGCTTCTGGCTCATCTGGCTGAGAATCTAAAATACTCATTTTGAAAGTCTTTAATTTAACATTTTTTCTAGAGCTAAGACATCAGGAATCGAGATGGTGTCTTGATCTCGCTTAATCAAGCCTTTTTTTTCTAATCTTGTCAATACCCTAGTCACTGTTTCTCGCGCTAACCCACTCAAACTACTGATTTCTCGGTGAGGTAAGTTGGGAATTTCTGTGCCTGTCTGCCCATGTTTTCCTTGGCTTTCTTGCAAAAACAACAATGTATCTACTACCCGTGACTGACTATCTGATTCCCGCAGCCGCAAGCGCCGATTGACTTGTCGCAAGCGTTGAGCCATCAACTTAGATAGGCGAACTCCTGCCATTGGTTCTGTTTCCAATAATTTCAGAAAATCTTGGGATGGTATACTGCCAATCACCGTGGTAGCCAAAGTAATCACATCTGTAGAGCGAGTTACTTCATTTAGTGCTGCCATTTCCCCAAACAATTCTCCTTTACCTAAAATATTCAGCGTTACCTCTTTCCCTTCCAAATTATAAGTACGGATTTTTACCCAGCCTTCAACTATAAAATATACCGAACCTCCCCAGTCATTTTCTAGCAAGATGACTTGATTAGCTGGGTGTGTACGAGTAACAAGATGAGTAAGAGCTAGTTTTACGGCATTTTCTGGTAATCCTTGAAAAAAAGAAATCAAATTCATCCAAGGATTATTGTTATATCGGTCTTCCATTACAACATTATGATTCAGCAGCTATGTGTAAAAAAACAAGAGCGCTATATTCAGCCTAAGCGATTCAGGTACTTATTTTTACAAAAAATCATCCCGGTTTGCTACTCCAGCTAGTGATTGAAGCATTTTTCTCTACAATCTCTATCTTAAGAGATAGAACTGTGTGAACTTCCGGCCCGCAACAACTGTTTGCCTTTCGTAAATATGCTGTTAGAACTAATAATACTCGCAAGGGGGTGAGAAAGGGGAATGGGTAATAATCAATAGTCATTAGTCATTAGTCATTAGTCAATGGTCAATAGTCAATAGTCATTAGTCACCACTCTCCGACTTCCGACTTCCACTCAGCACTTCGCACTCAGCACTCCCTCACTCTCTACTCCCCCGTGTTTTTACATAGTAGAAAATTTGCTTGGCGGTTTGGATTTTTTTGTGTTTTCATACTATGAAGTCCCAAAGGCTGTAATATTCGCTTGAACAACTGACTTGAAAGTAGGTATTCCCAATGAAACAAGTTTCATCATCAATTATGATAAATCTCTCTTCCCTCACTCCCTATTCCCTGACAATTTGAGAGTTTTAATCAAGCAATGAGTCATGACTATAAAACCAACGAAATCATTATGTCTTCACCCGTAAAACCTTATACCCTTACACCCTAAAACCAGGAATTTAGAGACAAAGCTTAAAAAAACTACAATTGTCAAATTAATTTTCCACCCAGTTAACCTAAAAGTTCTAGCTAAGGTAATTTAAAGTGACTTCCCGTACTGATGAAATTCAAAAACTAATTGCAGATATTGACAGTTTACTCAGTAGCAGTGGTAAGCGCCTGTCTCGGCTGCTGTCTAGTCAGGCGCAAGATCCAAATGAGGTTTTGGAGAAAATTCGGACTTTTTTAGTTAATCTCTATGAGAGTGAGATAGCAGAAAATGCGAACCGCGATTTAGCTACGGGACAGAATTATAATTCATCTTTGTTAACAAAATTTATTAATCAAGATCAGCATCAGTCTTCTACACAGCTGGAGCAAACTCAGCAAGAAGATAGTTATGCTTCATTTCAACAATTTAAAAATGAGTTATCCGAATTAATCCAACCCTTGCAAGGAGAAATCACCGCATTGTTGCAAGAGCGAACAATTCTGATGCAGGAAATTCGCCAGTTGGAACAAAAACGATTACAAAATTATTCCTTAAGTCAGCAGTTAGCGAATCAAGAGCAAATAATTACCGACTTTTTGCAGGTGCTGATGAATCGTTTAGCACCAGCTTTAGCCGTTCAGGTAACGGGAACTACGGCTAATCTTCCTCATGATGTTCATGATAGCGATCGCTCTAGCTTGAATTCAACCGCCCCACCTCCAACATTTTGGGAGTCATCAGAACAGGGGGAACGTTTAACACAACTCACTCAGGAATTAGATCAGCGTTTGTTGTCCTTGGATGGGACTGTTAACGTAATTTTTGACGCACTACAGCGCAATATTAATACTTATCATGAGTCTTTGTCTCAAGCACTGGCAAGAATGCACAGTACAGGCTTGCAAGGCGAAAGGGTAATGGCGGATTTTCTGAATAATTTGACACAGTATTTACAACAACAAGTATCAAATTTACCTTCATCTATCCAAGACAAAGAAAATTCTCTGCCTA
Coding sequences within it:
- the recA gene encoding recombinase RecA; translation: MAINTDTSGKQKALTMVLNQIERSFGKGAIMRLGDATRMRVETISTGALTLDLALGGGLPKGRVIEIYGPESSGKTTVALHAIAEVQREGGIAAFVDAEHALDPTYAGALGVDIDNLLVSQPDTGESALEIVDQLVRSAAVDIVVIDSVAALVPRAEIEGDMGDAHVGLQARLMSQALRKITGNIGKSGCTVIFINQLRQKIGVTYGSPETTTGGNALKFYASVRLDIRRIQTLKKGTDEFGNRVKVKVAKNKVAPPFRVAEFDIIFGKGVSTIGCLVDLAEETGILIRKGAWYSYNGDNISQGRDNAIKYLEEKPEFSEQIKKLVREKLDKGAVVSANSVAKAHEEEEEDMDVEEE
- the cobT gene encoding nicotinate mononucleotide-dependent phosphoribosyltransferase CobT, with translation MIRIYTQIKQGEAWLQRYSDRLPLFTCILGFTETALIPGISAAGKTPEDRLYTACADAEYLYYGAEHNPKFPLPPLTAGASPVFISRAVVESLNIPLYLFNAGLPQPPAVPIIDLGGFPAKCLSTGAAMSLATVQHLFEQGLLWGERLATQAEQGYVIFSECVVGGTTTALAILTGLGIEAVGKVNSSHPICNHEQKWQVVVEGLGTGDWGLGDKGTRGQGDKEKNYPSISPSFSNPLELAAAVGDPMQVVVAGMAIAASRSCGVMLAGGTQMLAVYALLSAIAEVYNLSWQPTQVIVGTTRWVAEDPTGDTVALALNLGKNRQYPQMQAPPLLATSLSFANSRYPQLQAYEQGFVKEGVGAGAACIAASLYQNWQQEQLLLAIESQIERLMKRSS
- a CDS encoding DUF2232 domain-containing protein, yielding MSILDSQPDEPEADPSPESPTPGNQKSNPQEPISDRQSCVEAGMENPHKLLSPQLKVDAPLRMVETAFLASASSLIWFINFYFPLGPVLRIFFPVPIALVYLRWGKRAAWMAAVTSGLLLSVLMGPVRSLLFVMPFAFMGVLLGASWYRRVSWMISMTLGTLLGTLGVFFRLWLLSVLSGEDLWVYLITQVTEITEWLFLQLGLLSSPSVFLIQVGAVVLIVINNFIYLFVVHLAAWLLLDRLGNPIPRPPHWVQVLMDY
- a CDS encoding Crp/Fnr family transcriptional regulator is translated as MEDRYNNNPWMNLISFFQGLPENAVKLALTHLVTRTHPANQVILLENDWGGSVYFIVEGWVKIRTYNLEGKEVTLNILGKGELFGEMAALNEVTRSTDVITLATTVIGSIPSQDFLKLLETEPMAGVRLSKLMAQRLRQVNRRLRLRESDSQSRVVDTLLFLQESQGKHGQTGTEIPNLPHREISSLSGLARETVTRVLTRLEKKGLIKRDQDTISIPDVLALEKMLN